From Geomonas agri, one genomic window encodes:
- a CDS encoding CgeB family protein gives MKIVVFGLSITSSWGNGHATTYRGLLREMDRRGHEILFLERDAIWYEAHRDLPEPPFCNTLIYKSLDELFAEYGPEICDADCVIVGSYVYQGIEVGKWVSKHARGIKAFYDIDTPVTLAALDRGECQYLSEDLIPCYDLYLSFTGGPTLDHIERRYGSRAARPLYCSVDPMVHYPMQITPRWDLGYLGTYSRDRQPGLVQLLCQPAASWEKGRFVVAGAQYPSELKWSKNTHRIEHLPPECHSEFYSSQRFTLNLTRKQMQLAGYSPSVRLFEAAACAVPIVSDHWPGLEQFFVPGKEILLASGSQEMLRILQRFPDEARRAIGERARARVMQSHSASCRAEELEEYLTTL, from the coding sequence ATGAAAATCGTCGTCTTCGGCCTGTCCATCACCTCGTCCTGGGGCAACGGCCACGCCACCACCTACCGCGGGCTGCTGCGCGAAATGGACCGGCGGGGGCACGAAATCCTGTTCCTGGAGCGCGACGCCATCTGGTACGAGGCCCACCGCGACCTCCCCGAGCCCCCCTTCTGCAACACGCTGATCTACAAGTCGCTGGACGAGCTCTTTGCGGAATACGGTCCCGAGATCTGCGACGCCGACTGTGTCATCGTTGGCTCTTACGTCTACCAGGGCATCGAGGTGGGCAAGTGGGTCAGCAAACACGCCAGGGGGATCAAGGCCTTCTACGACATCGACACACCCGTGACGCTGGCTGCGCTGGACCGGGGCGAGTGCCAGTACCTGAGCGAGGATCTGATACCCTGCTACGACCTCTACCTTTCCTTCACCGGCGGACCGACCCTGGACCACATCGAGCGCCGCTACGGCTCAAGGGCGGCTCGCCCCCTGTACTGCTCGGTCGATCCCATGGTGCACTACCCGATGCAGATCACACCGCGCTGGGATCTGGGCTACCTGGGGACCTACAGCCGTGACCGCCAGCCCGGCCTGGTTCAGCTGCTGTGCCAGCCGGCCGCGTCCTGGGAAAAGGGGCGCTTCGTGGTCGCTGGCGCCCAGTACCCCTCAGAGCTCAAGTGGTCCAAGAACACGCACCGGATCGAGCATTTGCCGCCGGAGTGCCACAGCGAATTTTACAGTTCCCAGCGCTTTACCCTGAACCTGACCAGGAAGCAGATGCAGCTCGCCGGTTACTCCCCCAGTGTGCGCCTCTTCGAGGCCGCCGCCTGCGCCGTCCCCATCGTGAGCGATCACTGGCCTGGACTGGAGCAGTTCTTTGTGCCGGGCAAGGAGATCCTGCTCGCCTCCGGGAGCCAGGAGATGCTGCGCATCCTGCAGCGTTTCCCCGACGAGGCGCGCCGCGCCATCGGCGAGCGTGCCCGCGCCCGTGTAATGCAGTCCCACTCCGCCTCTTGCCGCGCCGAGGAGCTCGAGGAATACCTGACCACGCTGTAA